ACTTGCCGGTGAGACCTCACGGCACAAGCGGCTGCGGATCGCAGGAGGATCGGTTGCACCGATTATGGCGGTGCTTGGGGAGTAGCAGAACAGCAGCATTTTTTAATCCCCGGGCCCGTATGGCTGCCGGGGGCATTTTGTCGCGAAAGGATACCAGCATGGCACAGGCACAACAGGGTAATACGGTTCGGGTTCACTATACCGGTACCCTTGAAGACGGAACGGTTTTCGATTCATCCGAAACAGTTGAGGAAGGGAGCGGCTGCTGTTCCAGCGGCTGCAGCCCGGCATCCGGTTGCGGCGGGGCGGAGCCGCTGGAGTTTGCCATCGGCCAGGGGAGCGTTATCCCCGGTTTTGAAAAGGCGGTAATCGGGCTGAGCGTGGGCGAACGGGTCACGGTGACCATTCCCGCCGATGAGGCCTACGGCCCCCACCACAGTCAGATGGTGGCGGTGGTCAACCGCGCCGAGATGAGCAACGAGATTGAACCGATCGAGGGTCAGCAGCTGGAAGTGGTACTGCAGGACGGCTCCACCATGCCGGTGCTGATCACCGAGGTGACCGAGACCACGGTGACCCTGGACGCCAACCATCCGCTGGCCGGCCGGGATCTGACCTTCGATATCAAGCTGGTGGAGATCGTTTCCTGAGGCTTTGGAGCGCAATCGCACGAAACGTAAAAGGGCTGTCCCGTGTGGGGACAGCCCTTTTTTCATGTGTATGCTCGGCAGATTGCTGAAAGTCTGTGGGCTACTTGCTGGCAGCCACCGTTGATCCTGCCGCTTCCACGGCAAAGTCCCGTCCCTCCTTGGGAGGGTTGACAACGACGATGGTGAAGGGGATCGCCTTGCCCGGTTGAACCTCCAGATTGACCAGCGAGTCGCCGAACTGGTTGTTCATGGTGGTCTCGATCTTGTCCGCCGGCATGGTGAGTAGTTGTTCGCGGGTCAGTTGGTTGCCGGCATAGGCGGTCTTGCTGGTCAGTACGCTGCCGTCGCCGGCGTAGAGCGTTGCCTTCACCTGCAGGGAAGCGCGGGGCTTGCTGAACTGGTTGACTGCTTCACCGGTGATCACCAGCAGCTCGCCGGCCGTGGTCTGCTCCAGGAAAAAGGCGCCGGTTTTCTGGATCGTGATTCTGCCCTCCTCGGCCGGCACGCGCGACTTTTCGAACAGTTTGAGAGCGCCGGGACCGTCGGAGAGGTGATGGTAGGACAGGTAGCCCAAGGCGCCGACCACCAGTACGGTGACCACCGCAATCAGGGAAGAAAGCAGCGGGCTTTGGCGCCGTCGCGAGCTGATGGCCAGCGGAGGTACTTCCTCGGACTGGGGCTGCTCGGGAACCGCAAAGGTGATGGCCGGGGATGTCGGAGCAGGGGGGGCTTCCACCACAGCGGGACGGCCTGCAGTGGTTTCGTTCTCGAACGTCAGGTCGCCCAGGCCGAAGGAGTCCTCAGCGGCCGCCGCGGCGTCCGGCGTCGGCGCGGGGGAAAACATGAATGCTGCCGGCGTCCCCGTCGGTGCCGGAGTGTCGCCGGGGGGAAGGGGGGGCGGCAGCTCAGCGGCCATGGCTGGGGAGGAAACCGTGGGTTCGTCAAAGGGGTTCTCGATCCCGATTGCCGGCTCCGGTGGCGGGAACGGGGCGGCGGATTCTGCCGGCTGCTGCGGGGGAGCCATAACCATGGTCATGTCGCCGAAGGTCTCCTGACCCGTCGCGGCCGGCTCGCTGCCGAAGGAAAGATCGCTGAAGTCGACGCTGCCCGCTGCCGCGTCGGTCTGGGCCAAGTCGAACTCGCTTGCCGCCGGGCCGAAGGATGGGGGGGGCGATGTTGCAAGGGAGATATCCCCGAAAGTGGTATCCACGGCTGCGGCCGTGTCCGTTGCAGCAGGAGACGCTTCCAGCGGCGTGTCGCCGAAATCGAAGACAGGCGACGGTTCCGGCTCAAACCCGGCCACCTCCGGCTCGGCCGGTGGGGCTGCGGCCATGCGGACCGTTGCGTCGGCGGTTTCCAGGGCAGGAGCCCAGAGATCCTCCGCAACCGGTGACGGGGGCGCTGCCGCTGCTGCGCCGAGCGGTGGTGCCGTCTCCGGTGCGTTCTCTTCCCGCTGCACCGTGAAGACGTGACGGCACTTCGCGCAACGGACCTTGACGCCCCGCTCGGAGACCTTTTCGTCGTCAAGCCTGAATTTTGTCCGGCACTGTTCGCATTGAACGATCATCGTCGTCTCCCCTTCCGGGCATAATCCGGGAAATCCCTGCAAAATCTGCGATTTTGTATCAGAAGCGCGCTACCCTGTCAATTCGCTTGTCCGCGGCGCACAGCCCCCGCACCATACAGCGGATGCAGGATGCGCCGGGGGAACCGGTGCACCCTTCCGAGATACCCAGATGACAGAGGGAGAAATCGTACTTGACCGGATCGTCGGGATCGAGGCGGCGCAGGTTGTCGGTGATCTGGCAGGCCATGCGCCAGTCCGGGGTGCGGCGATCGCTCAGTCCCAGCAGTTGGCCGATCCGTTCGATATGCCGGTCCACCGGGATGATCAGTTGACGGGGGTGCACGCCGTGCCAGAGCCCCAGGTCGATGCCGTCTGCCGGGCGTACCAGCCAGCGCAGCAGCATGCAGAGCCGTTTGCAGGCGCTGCCGGAGGCCGGCGAGGGGAACAGGAAGCGATAGGAGGCCCGTTGCGGCAGCCCCTGTTCCCCGAACACCGGGCTGTAGTCGAGGGCCAGGACGGCGTCGGCGAAGCCGATCAGCCCCGCCTCCACCGTGGGAGCCTGCCGGTCGTGAAATCGCAGGAAAAAGGCT
The window above is part of the Trichlorobacter ammonificans genome. Proteins encoded here:
- a CDS encoding DUF3426 domain-containing protein; translated protein: MIVQCEQCRTKFRLDDEKVSERGVKVRCAKCRHVFTVQREENAPETAPPLGAAAAAPPSPVAEDLWAPALETADATVRMAAAPPAEPEVAGFEPEPSPVFDFGDTPLEASPAATDTAAAVDTTFGDISLATSPPPSFGPAASEFDLAQTDAAAGSVDFSDLSFGSEPAATGQETFGDMTMVMAPPQQPAESAAPFPPPEPAIGIENPFDEPTVSSPAMAAELPPPLPPGDTPAPTGTPAAFMFSPAPTPDAAAAAEDSFGLGDLTFENETTAGRPAVVEAPPAPTSPAITFAVPEQPQSEEVPPLAISSRRRQSPLLSSLIAVVTVLVVGALGYLSYHHLSDGPGALKLFEKSRVPAEEGRITIQKTGAFFLEQTTAGELLVITGEAVNQFSKPRASLQVKATLYAGDGSVLTSKTAYAGNQLTREQLLTMPADKIETTMNNQFGDSLVNLEVQPGKAIPFTIVVVNPPKEGRDFAVEAAGSTVAASK
- a CDS encoding FKBP-type peptidyl-prolyl cis-trans isomerase, translating into MAQAQQGNTVRVHYTGTLEDGTVFDSSETVEEGSGCCSSGCSPASGCGGAEPLEFAIGQGSVIPGFEKAVIGLSVGERVTVTIPADEAYGPHHSQMVAVVNRAEMSNEIEPIEGQQLEVVLQDGSTMPVLITEVTETTVTLDANHPLAGRDLTFDIKLVEIVS
- a CDS encoding TIGR02757 family protein: MTPAHLKAALETLYRSRSQQHLANDPLAFCHRYQHREDREIAALLASCFAYGAVGVIRGSLERIFGELGPSPRRYLERLDPRLAAETFAGFKHRFNDGRDLAALLWAIRQIRHQAGTIEAFFLRFHDRQAPTVEAGLIGFADAVLALDYSPVFGEQGLPQRASYRFLFPSPASGSACKRLCMLLRWLVRPADGIDLGLWHGVHPRQLIIPVDRHIERIGQLLGLSDRRTPDWRMACQITDNLRRLDPDDPVKYDFSLCHLGISEGCTGSPGASCIRCMVRGLCAADKRIDRVARF